Below is a genomic region from Salvelinus fontinalis isolate EN_2023a chromosome 2, ASM2944872v1, whole genome shotgun sequence.
ATGACAACTACTGATAAGCAgaatttgtcggggcatgaactctgcaaggtgtcgaaaggattccacagggatgctagccaatgttgactccaatgcttcccatagttgtgtcaagatggctggatgtcctttggatggtggaccattcaaaccggtgcacctggcacctactagcatatcaaaggcacttaaatattttgtcttgcccattcaccctctaaatggcaaacatacacaaaccatgtctcaattgtctcatggcTTAAAAACTTTAACTTGTCTCTTcccgttcatctacactgattaaagtggatttaacaagtgacattaataagggatcatagctttcacctggatttacctggtcagtctgtcattgaGAGAGCAtaaatgttttgtagactcagtgtaCTGTACAGTAACCTGAAGAAAGGAAAGCGCTGTCATGGATCTATGGTCTCTGGATATACTCTGACCTCTTGTGGGACACCTGCAGCACTGCATTAGATTGTTAATGACAGTGTTATGAGTTATGATCCTTTCTAATTCCCTTTTCAGCCTGCATCACCCAACGAGATTGAGAGGTTATCCCAGAGGTTACTCTTTCCAAGAAAATACATGAATGCTGATATCCAGTGCCCTCACTCAGATGTCATAAATAAATACAAAGTTTATCCTACAAGCATAAAGAAACAGATATCACATTGTAGGTTAAAGAGAATTTAAGCTGAAAGTTGTGTGTACAAGTCTCCCATCAGCAGTGGTCCATGAACAACCAGAGAAAGCACACACGCAAATGAGTAGATAGAAGATGAGTGGAGTTGGAGTTAGTGGTCGTCAGCAGGCCGGCTGGCCCAGAGAGAGGCAGGGTGCGGTAGATAGAAGATGAGTGGAGTTGGAGTTAGTGGTCGTCAGCAGGCCGGCTGGCCCAGAGAGAGGCAGGGTGCGGTAGATAGAAGATGAGTGGAGTTGGAGTTAGTGGTCGTCAGCAGGCCGGCTGGCCCAGAGAGAGGCAGGGTGCGATAGATAGAAGATGAGTGGAGTTGGAGTTAGTGGTCGTCAGCAGGCCGGCTGGCCCAGAGAGAGGCAGGGTGCGGTAGATAGAAGATGAGTGGAGTTGGAGTTAGTGGTCGTCAGCAGGCCGGCTGGCCCAGAGAGAGGCAGGGTGCGGTAGATAGAAGATGAGTGGAGTTGGAGTTAGTGGTCGTCAGCAGGCCGGCTGGCCCAGAGAGAGGCAGGGTGCGATAGATAGAAGATGAGTGGAGTTGGAGTTAGTGGTCGTCAGCAGGCCGGCTGGCCCAGAGAGAGGCAGGGTGCGATAGATAGAAGATGAGTGGAGTTGGAGTTAGTGGTCGTCAGCAGGCCGGCTGGCCCAGAGAGAGGCAGGGTGCGGTAGATAGAAGATGAGTGGAGTTGGAGTTAGTGGTCGTCAGCAGGCCGGCTGGCCCAGAGAGAGGCAGGGTGCGAGCAGAGCCCAAGTGACATCTCCAACATGTCAGCACAGTGAGGTGGACAACACATCCCGCCCTGCCCTCTGCACCCAATCACAAGATCAACAAGGACAAAGCTGTTTTCCCTCGACCCCCACACCACCCTGTCAGCCCCGAGACAAACTGCCGTTGGATAGGGTGGAACTGTTCCGCAGGTATCCTCTGCTGAGGATCCTATTCTATTTCCATACTTGATACTCATCCTTTGGACCTGAACCTGCCTTTGACTCAGGCAGTCATGGTTACTCCAGTGTTCTCCATACTGGGCTACATCTACTCTCTGAGCCTCCTGCCTCTGCTGCTGCCTGGTTCGAGCCAGGGCAGTCCCATCATGTCACCTGAGGAGTTTCGAAGGGGCCCTGGGGCTAGAAGTCTGGTGGATACCTCCATGTTGGAGCAGAATGAAGACCTGGACATGCAGGACTTTCAGGGTCAGTTTCTGTCCACGTTGAACCTCACAGAGCTGGGCCCCCGGCCAAGGCCCCGTGCGGCCCGTAAAGAGCCACCAGAATACATGCTGGAACTGTACAACCGCTTTTCCAACGATCGCACGGCCATGCCCTCTGCCAACATAGTGCGTAGTTTCAAGAATGAAGGTACAACATGTACTTATATTTGTCTGAAGacattgtttttttaaatgtttaacttTTCATCATTTTGAAAAAATGTATCTTTGGGTATGATTAATTGTTTATTTAGCTAACATTATAAAGCAACTCAAATTAACTTGAGAACAATAGCACTATACAATCTATTGACCAATACAACTTAAAAAGTATATTAAAAATGTGCACTGATACTCAGCTGTTCTTTTAGAGAACTTAAGATTTGACTAACTGTAAATCACTCTTTGTTTGGATAACTGAGATTAACTTTAAATAATTCAAAGTGTTATGGAGTTTGCCTTAAATTTTGACAAAAATTAAACATGATATTTGCCCTTAAAGAAACTTTTATTAAATTGTAATTGGTTTAACAGTTACTTATTTCCTCTTCTTGAAGTCAAATTATATGATATGATTGCAATTCATTCTAACCATATAAAAAAGAGCTAAATTAAAAGCCTTATTATTGATGCATTATTtaatataaaattgattaaatccaaTTTGAGTCTAAACCCAATTCAGACCTTCATTGATATTTTAATTCCAGATTCCTCCTTCTACAGTGTGACGGTCAGGGGCGTCAGGACACACCCCCTGTTGTTCAACATCTCCATCCCCCACCACGAGCACATCCTCACCGCCGAGCTCCGCCTCTACACCCTGGTTCAGAGGGATCGCAGATGCTATGCCGGCCTTGACCGCAAGGTGACCATCTACAAGATCCACGAGGGGGGGCACTGGAggaaagaagaggggagggacGGAAGAAGGAATGAGCAGGAGACAGACAAAATGGAGGAAATGGAGGAGCTGGCAACCCGGCAATTCTACGGTAAAGACGATGCCTGGATTACCTTCGACCTGACCCATCAGGTCAACCTTTGGTGGAAGGCAGAGAGCTCCACCCACCGACTGGAGGTCCACATTGCAAGTCTGGGTTCTGATGGTGGGAAGACCCCCCAGGTCAGAGAAGAGGATGGAAGGAAAGAGTTGGTTGATGTGGATGTTGACATGGGCTCAGATGGTAAACACATGCCAGTGGTGATTGTGTTCTCAGATGATCAGAACAGAGACCATCGTGAGGAGGACAAGCGGGAGCTCAACCAGTTTACAGAACATGAGAATGACCTGCCGGCTGACCTGGAGCCGAGTCCACAGGCGAATTGGGGGGACCAGGCTGTGAGCGATGCTAGGAACACTGATGGAGAGGAGCTGGACGAGGAGACTCTCATGCAACTGCACTCCAACCTCATTTATGACACGCCTCCCCGAATCCGCCGCAACACCAAGGGTGACCCCTGTAAGAAAACCCCACTCTATGTGGAGTTTAAAGACATTGGCTGGGATACCTGGGTCATACAGCCCCTGGGCTATGAAGCCTACGAGTGCAATGGTGTATGCAACTACCCTATGACCTCTGAGGTCTCGCCTACCAAGCACGCCATTGTCCAGAGTCGGCTGAGCAGTAAGATTCCACAGAAGGCGTCACCAGCCTGCTGTGTTCCCACCAAGCTAGAGCCCATCTCACTCCTTTACGTCGAGGACGGAGGAGTGGTCACCTACATGCACAAGTACGAGGGCATGGTGGTGTCAGAATGCGGCTGTAGATAGTCATAGAACTGACTGTAGGTTcaggagagaggtatagagactgTGGATTAACGTAGACTGAGCGGTCATCAATTTCACTATCAAGAAGAAAATCAGATCAAAAGTGCCTATTTGAAAATAATACATTTCTGCAATCATTAAGGATACTTGCTTTGTGAGCTATTAGcagacatacagtatagtgtaAACAGAATGCATACAGTAAACCATATTAAGGCCATGAATAATTTCTATATCTATATTTTGCAGCATCAACTACATTGTATGACAAAGATAAACAGTGAAGGCGTAAATAGGAAGATGACAGAGCAAGAGGGTCCTGCCTGTATGTGCATTCAATTATGTACATTTGCCATTTGTAAAAGTACATTTCTTATTATATTGATATTATATAAATGCTATTTTAGAATGCCAGCAATATAATTATTTAAAACAAAAGGAAAAAAAAGTGAAATGTGAATATCATGCTGTTCTTTGTAGTTTGTGCTGATACATTTGACTTTCATTTTGGCGATATTGGTATGTACCGTCAGATATGCACAAAATGTTATTGGTTTAAGTAGCTCTTGGTTTAAATGGTTGGTCCTGTATGGCttagttggtagagtatggtgctTACCAGGTCAgtattgtgggtttgattcctgtttccacccatatgtaaaatgtatgcacgcatgactctTAAgtcgtgtctgctaaatggcatatattgttATAATATATCATtatacaatgagtgtacaaaacgttaagaacactccctccacacacacacacacaaaatggtaCCTATCCAgcttcaattcgtcagggcatggactttacaaggggtcgaaagcgttccacagggatgctcgcccatgttgactccaatacttcccacagttgtgtcgagttggctgaatgtcctttgggtggtggaccattcttgatacacacgggaaactgttgaatgtgaaaaacccagcagcgttgcagttcttcacacaaaccaatgcgcctggcatctactaccataccccgttcaaagacacttaaatattttgttgcCCATCcagcctctgaatggcacacatacacgatccacgtctcaattgtctcaaggcttaaaaatccttcattaacctgtctcctccccttcatctacactgattgaagtggatttaataagtgtgatcaataaaggatcatagctttcacctggattcagctggtcagtctatgtcatggaaagagcaggtgttcataatgttttgtacactcagtgtatattataaATGAAAGAAAAACTATAACAGATAACTTGTATATCCTACATGCAAAGACAAAGAGGTGTATTCTAAAGCAGAGCAGAATAAATTGTGTTTGAAGTTTATTACAAATGTGAGTGCtttcagggttgggtaggtttctttctaaatgtaatacattaaaGTTACTATCAACCTGTCCAAAATTGCAGTCAGTAATGTAATGTCtagattacccaaactcagtaacataatctgattactcttttattactttccccttaagtggcattagaagaagacaaagattatccatcaaacacatttggtgtgtcatcagaGGTCTCTGACTTGAggtcagactcactcaggtggaacaaacttaaacttgcgtcTTTTTCCAATTCTGAATTGAatatcattgagaaaacagaaaggtgtctttttttatttaactaggcaagtcagttaagaacaaattcttattttcaatgacagcctactgtattgtaaaaaaaatataataatccgCAAACACCCTTTCTGAATgtaaaagtaatccaagaagtgatctagtttttcaaaagtatctgtaatcagATTACAATATGTTTGCTTGTAACGTAACTGATTACGGTTACCATTtctttgtaatcagattacatgtaatcgaTTATACgcaatcagttactccccaaccctgtgtgCTTCCATGATTGACTAGACATAGCCTAGTGAAATGTGTTAGAGATTACACTTTGTTTGAGGTTCTCCATTAAAGGCATGCAGACAAGCCAAGAATACAAGTGCACTACAGCAGAAGTGAACCTGAAATTAATATTGCTTTGAATAGAGTGGCATTGTGCAAAAAGGGCACTGAACAATGAACTTGCTATATGGACAACATTTCAAGAGTGTTAAGACAGAGAAGAGAATGTGAAAGCAAAGAAAAACAATACAAAAGTGTCATTACTTTTCTTTATTGCAGATCACATTTGTCTCTGTAATACATCAAACCTCTCCAATTGTAGAAAACAGAAGCAGAAAGGTACAGATAATGCACAGAGCCATAGATTAAGTTTGTTTGCTAAATGTTATTTTTCCTGAATACATAATACTGTCCATGTCCATAGAACCAAATGGTTGTTTCAAATCCATTCTATCCACTTATTTGTGGGGTAATCTATTTGCCCCAGTCTGACTCACACTCCCTCCCACCCCACAATCACACTTCCTTCTAAAGCCACATGCCACGCGAGCCGctttctccccctccccacctcaATTTGATGGTGATAAAGAGGTGTCAGGGCCTGGAGACTTGTAGACCATCACTCAGGATGAGACGACCATTCCAAGTGGTGAGCAGTTGGGAGAGGGTGCTGTCAGATTCCTGGGCCCCAACACCAACAATCTCTATGGACAATCCACCCCCCAGCCAGCCTCTCTGTATTGGACGTTCTCTCTCTACCCACCACTGCCTTCCACCTCCCTTGTCTGACATGACCACTCGGCAGACCTAATCATGGCTTTGTCTACAGGACAGATGGAAAAACACATGTCACATCATTACCCAGTTTCTGTTGTTAGtgaactgaaggagagacaactaTGGAATAACGCTGAATGACTGAGTCCAGATTTGCACTTCACTGCCATGCATTTGTGAATCACAACTATACTATACTTACCTAAGGGGCTGTTTCAGATATTATTTCAGAGTACTCACTTTATGAATTATGATGGTTATTTATTTTGTCAATTTcatttgacatttaatcc
It encodes:
- the LOC129814207 gene encoding bone morphogenetic protein 10-like, giving the protein MVTPVFSILGYIYSLSLLPLLLPGSSQGSPIMSPEEFRRGPGARSLVDTSMLEQNEDLDMQDFQGQFLSTLNLTELGPRPRPRAARKEPPEYMLELYNRFSNDRTAMPSANIVRSFKNEDSSFYSVTVRGVRTHPLLFNISIPHHEHILTAELRLYTLVQRDRRCYAGLDRKVTIYKIHEGGHWRKEEGRDGRRNEQETDKMEEMEELATRQFYGKDDAWITFDLTHQVNLWWKAESSTHRLEVHIASLGSDGGKTPQVREEDGRKELVDVDVDMGSDGKHMPVVIVFSDDQNRDHREEDKRELNQFTEHENDLPADLEPSPQANWGDQAVSDARNTDGEELDEETLMQLHSNLIYDTPPRIRRNTKGDPCKKTPLYVEFKDIGWDTWVIQPLGYEAYECNGVCNYPMTSEVSPTKHAIVQSRLSSKIPQKASPACCVPTKLEPISLLYVEDGGVVTYMHKYEGMVVSECGCR